A genome region from Vanessa cardui chromosome 24, ilVanCard2.1, whole genome shotgun sequence includes the following:
- the LOC124540063 gene encoding amino acid transporter AVT1B-like, whose product MNQKREDGPSASKPTTVVMFHDRYTAGETTGGLSALITALCIVDLFGVFPIVALPKSIISCGVYGAPLVVAVFSLQLYTAVLLGRSWLLAHEISPDIREKSRFPYAAVAELAFGTKTKRLVTFLIDATVFGAGIPNFIFASQSMQLFFWKITDGAVGVSYCIWMIVLGLLLCPVMWLGSPKDMKPVALTSVCIVTTVAVSTWVCIYLDDTSPPPSGDVLQYKPSPRDFLVAYGIIAFQFDIHPMLLTLQVDMKDSRKINSAVLGAFTITGLLFTVTSLVAANRYGNNVESNILQGIPPSVILYILALLVTLQLCFSSAVSNSALFLHIEDLLKIPREFGIQRCLLRSGIVAFAVFLGESVPRFDLVMSLVGSTLTGPLMFIFPPLFFLRLCYKRHQIKTSAMAQNSKKKSVRFSDSHANNGGNSNQNGGSSNQNGGNDNQNGSDQAKYPLLVHRAQTKYRTFINEYVDMKADIDMNDYAVKWYDVLLAVIVMLMGVAATIVATYTSWSSAVESSGFSQPCLLNSTAAARSFIEATQHVI is encoded by the exons ATGAACCAAAAACGAGAAGATGGACCCTCAGCGTCCAAACCGACCACGGTTGTGATGTTCCACGACCGCTACACCGCCGGCGAAACGACTGGGGGTCTGAGCGCGTTGATCACTGCGCTGTGTATCGTAGACCTCTTCGGTGTCTTCCCAATCGTGGCCTTGCCGAAGAGTATTATTTCCTGCG GTGTATACGGAGCTCCACTCGTGGTGGCGGTGTTCTCGTTGCAACTCTACACAGCTGTGCTGCTGGGAAGGAGCTGGCTGCTGGCACATGAAATATCTCCGGATATAAGGGAGAAAAGCAG GTTCCCTTACGCAGCGGTGGCCGAGCTCGCTTTCGGCACGAAAACGAAAAGACTCGTGACGTTTCTCATAGATGCGACGGTGTTCGGTGCTGGGATACCTAATTTTATATTCG CATCTCAAAGTATGCAGTTGTTTTTTTGGAAGATCACCGATGGCGCCGTGGGGGTGTCCTATTGTATATGGATGATAGTTCTCGGTCTTCTGCTCTGCCCTGTCATGTGGCTGGGCTCGCCGAAAGACATGAA GCCCGTGGCGCTGACGTCGGTGTGCATCGTGACGACGGTGGCGGTGTCGACGTGGGTGTGCATCTACCTGGACGACACGTCGCCGCCGCCCTCGGGCGACGTGCTGCAGTACAAGCCCAGCCCGCGGGACTTCCTCGTCGCCTATGGGATCATCGCTTTTCAg TTCGATATCCATCCGATGCTGCTTACCTTACAAGTGGACATGAAGGACAGCCGGAAGATCAACTCGGCGGTGCTCGGCGCGTTCACCATCACCGGCCTCCTGTTCACCGTCACCTCGCTGGTGGCTGCGAATAGATATGGAAACAACGTCGAGAGTAATATACTGCAAG GTATACCGCCATCCGTCATATTATACATCTTGGCCCTGCTGGTCACATTACAACTCTGTTTCTCGAGCGCCGTCAGTAACTCCGCCCTCTTTCTTCATATTGAAGACTTGCTCAAGATACCCAGAG AATTCGGCATACAACGTTGTCTCCTTCGCTCAGGAATCGTCGCATTCGCGGTTTTCCTCGGAGAATCCGTGCCAAGATTCGACCTCGTTATGAGTCTAGTTGGATCTACATTAACCGGCCCTTTAATGTTCATATTCCCGCCATTATTTTTCCTAAGACTCTGTTATAAGAGACATCAAATTAAAACCAGCGCTATGGCTCAAAACTCAAAGAAAAAAAGCGTAAGATTCAGTGACAGCCATGCCAACAATGGCGGGAACTCTAATCAAAATGGCGGCAGCTCTAACCAAAATGGCGGAAACGATAATCAAAATGGCAGCGATCAGGCGAAGTACCCGCTTTTAGTGCACAGAGCTCAAACGAAATATAGAACTTTTATCAATGAATACGTCGATATGAAGGCAGATATTGATATGAATGATTACGCTGTCAAATGGTACGACGTATTACTGGCCGTGATTGTGATGCTAATGGGTGTCGCGGCGACAATCGTCGCGACGTATACGAGCTGGTCGAGCGCCGTGGAATCGTCTGGATTCTCACAGCCTTGCTTGTTGAACTCTACTGCTGCTGCTAGAAGCTTCATCGAAGCCACGCAACATGTTATATAG
- the LOC124540244 gene encoding rRNA-processing protein FYV7, whose product MENKRDSFFLKNKKQKPNKNQEKKEFKSKNERQKKFDDNRNGLDETKKETEKKPFDKKAYRLKKYSKKYKLEKWEEQRKKKMLHEYQKSIKDDPMVGSYKTKPFDEDTTDASSTVGRFVKHPDLLEKESTVIRKKDPYTKAKEQFNKIKQEKIEQQQAREKANQERFQKLQEYKKKKSERFKKLSKKTKKGQPVMTGRLELLLEKIQSSK is encoded by the coding sequence atggaaaataaaagGGACagcttttttcttaaaaataagaaacagaAACCTAACAAGAATCAAGAGAAAAAGGAATTCAAAAGCAAAAATGAACGGCAGAAAAAGTTTGATGACAACCGTAATGGCCTcgatgaaacaaaaaaagaaacagaGAAGAAACCGTTTGATAAAAAAGCATATAGGCTTAAGAAATATAGTAAAAAGTATAAACTAGAGAAATGGGAGGAGCAACGCAAGAAGAAAATGCTTCATGAATACCAGAAAAGCATCAAAGATGATCCAATGGTTGGATCGTATAAAACCAAACCATTTGATGAGGATACGACTGATGCTTCATCTACTGTCGGTAGGTTTGTGAAGCATCCAGACCTACTAGAGAAAGAATCAACAGTTATTCGAAAGAAGGATCCCTATACAAAAGCTAAGGaacagtttaataaaataaaacaagagaaAATTGAACAGCAACAAGCTAGAGAAAAGGCTAATCAAGAGAGATTCCAGAAGTTGCAAGAGTATAAGAAAAAGAAGAGTGAAAGATTCAAGAAATTGAGCAAGAAGACAAAGAAAGGCCAGCCCGTTATGACCGGGAGACTGGAATTGTTGTTAGAGAAGATACAAAGTTCCAAGTGA